One genomic window of Myxocyprinus asiaticus isolate MX2 ecotype Aquarium Trade chromosome 5, UBuf_Myxa_2, whole genome shotgun sequence includes the following:
- the LOC127440850 gene encoding zinc finger protein 501-like isoform X3 translates to MKILRNKELMDVKEESQELNEVKEEKHLPDQTLYGFKIEQKYFSGSQTENKFSQKRTQRTRTKYSFNCHQCGKSFTRKDSVTTHMRIHTGEKPFKCHQCGKSFRQACILKNHLVFHSGEKSYSCDQCAKTFYSASVLKTHLKIHANEKPLCSLCGKSFSFLHSLKRHQRLHSGVRDHVCSECGKAFYRACDLELHQRVHTGEKPYRCSHCEKNFTCSGNLTKHERVHTGERPYQCTSCGKRFIGSENLKAHERVHTGEKPYHCTSCGKNFIWPGHLKKHERVHTGEKPYHCTSCGKSFTQSSNLRTHNKKNCPGLLQ, encoded by the coding sequence CTGATGGacgtgaaagaggaaagtcaagaactgaatgaagtgaagGAGGAGAAACACCTTCCAGATCAGACACTTTATGGTTTCAAAATAGAACAAAAGTATTTTAGTGGCTcacaaactgaaaataaattctCACAAAAAAGAACTCAGAGAACAAGAACCAAATATTCTTTCAactgccatcagtgtgggaagagttttacACGTAAAGACAGTGTTACTacgcacatgagaattcacactggagagaagcctttcaaatgtcatcagtgtgggaagagtttcagacAGGCATGCATTCTCAAAAATCATTTGGTCTTTCACTCTGGAGAAAAGTCATATAGCTGTGATCAGTGCGCCAAAACATTTTATTCAGCATCAGTCTTAAAAACACACCTGAAAATTCATGCAAATGAGAAGCCTTTGTGTTctctttgtggaaagagtttttcatTTCTGCACAGTTTAAAACGGCACCAGAGATTGCATTCCGGTGTGAGAGATCATGTGTGTTCTGAGTGTGGTAAAGCCTTTTACAGAGCTTGTGACTTGGAACTGCACCAAAGagtccatactggagaaaaaccttataGGTGTTCACATTGTGAAAAGAATTTCACTTGTTCAGGAAACCTTACAaaacatgagagagtgcatactggagagaggcCGTACCAatgcacttcatgtgggaagagATTCATTGGGTCAGAAAACCTGAAAGcacatgagagagtgcatactggagagaagccgtaccactgcacttcatgtgggaagaattttatttggccaggacacctAAAAAAACATGAGCGAGtacatactggagagaagccgtaccactgcacttcatgtgggaaaaGTTTCACCCAATCAAGTAATCTACGgactcataataaaaaaaattgtccaggGTTGTTACAGTGA
- the LOC127440850 gene encoding zinc finger protein 501-like isoform X2 produces the protein MMFIKEESEDMSYPESCSSNVMKNEDTEEQRELMDVKEESQELNEVKEEKHLPDQTLYGFKIEQKYFSGSQTENKFSQKRTQRTRTKYSFNCHQCGKSFTRKDSVTTHMRIHTGEKPFKCHQCGKSFRQACILKNHLVFHSGEKSYSCDQCAKTFYSASVLKTHLKIHANEKPLCSLCGKSFSFLHSLKRHQRLHSGVRDHVCSECGKAFYRACDLELHQRVHTGEKPYRCSHCEKNFTCSGNLTKHERVHTGERPYQCTSCGKRFIGSENLKAHERVHTGEKPYHCTSCGKNFIWPGHLKKHERVHTGEKPYHCTSCGKSFTQSSNLRTHNKKNCPGLLQ, from the coding sequence aGCTGATGGacgtgaaagaggaaagtcaagaactgaatgaagtgaagGAGGAGAAACACCTTCCAGATCAGACACTTTATGGTTTCAAAATAGAACAAAAGTATTTTAGTGGCTcacaaactgaaaataaattctCACAAAAAAGAACTCAGAGAACAAGAACCAAATATTCTTTCAactgccatcagtgtgggaagagttttacACGTAAAGACAGTGTTACTacgcacatgagaattcacactggagagaagcctttcaaatgtcatcagtgtgggaagagtttcagacAGGCATGCATTCTCAAAAATCATTTGGTCTTTCACTCTGGAGAAAAGTCATATAGCTGTGATCAGTGCGCCAAAACATTTTATTCAGCATCAGTCTTAAAAACACACCTGAAAATTCATGCAAATGAGAAGCCTTTGTGTTctctttgtggaaagagtttttcatTTCTGCACAGTTTAAAACGGCACCAGAGATTGCATTCCGGTGTGAGAGATCATGTGTGTTCTGAGTGTGGTAAAGCCTTTTACAGAGCTTGTGACTTGGAACTGCACCAAAGagtccatactggagaaaaaccttataGGTGTTCACATTGTGAAAAGAATTTCACTTGTTCAGGAAACCTTACAaaacatgagagagtgcatactggagagaggcCGTACCAatgcacttcatgtgggaagagATTCATTGGGTCAGAAAACCTGAAAGcacatgagagagtgcatactggagagaagccgtaccactgcacttcatgtgggaagaattttatttggccaggacacctAAAAAAACATGAGCGAGtacatactggagagaagccgtaccactgcacttcatgtgggaaaaGTTTCACCCAATCAAGTAATCTACGgactcataataaaaaaaattgtccaggGTTGTTACAGTGA